The Streptomyces sp. B3I8 nucleotide sequence AGCGCGTCGCCGTGCCCTTGGGAGCTCCGCAGAAGTGTCGCGCGGGACTTGCGCCAGTTACGAGCCGGCCGTGATGAGTGCAACTCCAGATCGATTCCCATACTTCATGATGCGCATGCTGTGCCGCTGGACAGCCGTCCGTGACCAACGGCCACATGTGGTCAAGGCCCTCGCTCATCGGTGTCTTCTTGCCCTGGGTGTTGTCGGGGATCTTGGTGAGCTGGGTTTTTGCTGGTGAGAAGCGGTGTCCCTGCCTACGTGATGGTCGTCGTTGGTCGTTGCCGGTCGCTGTCGAGCGCCCTCGGACGGCCCAGAGACGGCCCAGCTTCGCTGCGCTCGCCTGAGGACTGGCGCTTTCGATGGGATCGTCTGAACCTCAGCCGACGAAAGCCAGCCACGGCGGCGGGTGCGTCGACCGAGCAGGCGCGCGTGTGCCTCGCTGCACCCCACCGGCCTCAGCCACGCTGCCAATGCCGTCGACCAGAGCGGACTACGACGGCCGGGCCGCTACGACGATGCCTGAGCCATCAACTTGGGAAGCTGCGAGCCTTTGGCCGGTTTCCGCGCTGACCTGGATGAACGGTTCGCTCGGGGCCTCGACGGGTGTTGCCCCAGTCACCGTGGTTCCTCGCTGTTCCCCGCTCGATCTGGTGCGGTTGTGGTGCGGTCCGTCGGCGCTCGGAATCAGCCCAGGGGCCTGTGCACGTACCTCAAAGGTGCTGCTTCGCTGAGCCGACGAGTCGGCTGATGTTGTCACGGGTGCGTGCTCTCAGCTCGTCCAGCTCAGCCCTGGCATCCGCCTTGGGCAGGTCCGTGATGTCCGCAAGCACGTCTTCCGCGGTCCGACTCAACCGATCGTCATCCGTCAGCATCTGCACCCGGAAGAGGGCCTCTTGAGCGCTGGAGCGCAAGTCGTAGGCGCGGATGCGCACCGCGTCGGGGTCCTCCGGTGGTGGCTGCTCATGCTCACAGAACCACAGATGGACCAGGCAGCGGCGATAGTTGACCAACGCGCCGGCATAGGCGGAGTAGGCATCGAGTCGCTCCTGCCGAAGCTTCTCGCGGCGGGTGAACTGATGGCTCCTGTCGGTGGTGCGCTGCTGAAACGCCAGAGTGATCCCCGACCCGAGCAGGGTTCCAAGAACGGCTATGGCGCTGGCGATGATGGACTCCACGCGTCAAGCTGATCACGTCTCGCCGCCTTGGGTGGGCCGCTGGCCCGACTTCGGTGTCAAATCGGCGCTGCCCTCGGCGTCACTGACGCTGAGAGCATGACCTTCTGATCCGTAGCTCTGGAGAGATCGGTCATTGGAGGTCATACAGGCTGCGGGGAGGCCCTTGAGGGCCGGAGTCGTTCGCCGTCGGTTGCTGGGGTTGCTGTATTCCGTTGCTGTACAGCAGCGGCTACCAGTCCCGCCAGTCATCTGTGATCTCGGTGCGGCTGATGCCTCGCCTCGCTGCCAGAGCAGGGACATCGATGCCGTGCCCCGTCAAGACCTGATCGATGTAGAGGCACAACTCCTCGCGCTCTTCGGTCTCGAAGCCGGCGCCGTCGTGGTCCTCGTTGATCTCATTCAGGGCCAGCACGACACGCTTGATCACCTCGAAGACCTGCTCGTCGTCCTGGTTCCGGAGCGGGTCCACCTCCGACTCGAACGCCTGCAGTGCCCCGTCAGTCGCCGCCAGCAGTGACTCAGGGAAGAGGTCCGACAGGAAGGCATCGCTCGGGGCCCGTGTGCCAGCGGCGAGTTCGGTTGCCTCGCTCTCCACGCGGGCCCGCCAACGTGCTGATGGTCTGGTTGCCATGCCTGGACCGTAAGCCCAGGCTCTGACACCGGGATCACGGTGCACGCTTTCCAACTGTGGTGGTGGGGTGGCGGGCGTCGTTCGGGGGTGTTCACCTGGGTTCACGGGCGGCCCGCTCGTGGGCTGCACCCGGCTCCTGGTCCCGCCTGAACGGCCGTGAACGGGGTTGAATGAGAAGGAAACTGAGACGGACGGCCACGCAGGGCTGAGACGGCCGACCTGCCAATTTGCTGGTCTGTCGGCTTCGTCCATACGAGGATGCTGCTATGCGCCGCGCTCACGATGAGGAAGAGCCGCTCAAGCTGATCCGCCGCTACGTCACGCCCGACCGGCGGTACCTCAAACTTGGCGGCAGCCTTCTCGGGATGAGCGGACGCAACCGAACCAAGTTCCTCCGCAAGCTGGGCCAGGCTGCCGGTGAGATCAGTCCTCGTGAACTGGACACGCTGCTCGACGGAGGGTGGCGCGAGCGTAAGACGGCAGCCTGGCTCGTCGCCGTGGCCGGCAGATCCGAGTTCCGGGATCGTCTCGGCGAACTCATGCTCGCTAGTGAAGGGCCCTACGCGGGGCAGGCGTACTGCGTCGCTCTGGCCAGCTTCGGCACCCGGACCGACGCCGACTTGCTGGTCGCTTACCTCGACCGCTACCTGCGGCGCCCCGACCTCTACTACGACCAGACAGCCGTCCTCGGCGCGCTCCTGTTGCTCGACGCCAAGCTCGGTGCTGACTACGCGGCCCGGTTCCTCGCGCCTGACGGACTCTGGCAGCAGTGGATCGACGGGCCGCCGAGCAAGGACGGCGAGGTCGCCGACAGCTACCAAGAGTTCATTGGCAAGCTCTGCGCCTTCGCTGAGGAGGCTGCCAAGCACTGCCACGACAGGCTGACATGAGTCCCTCGCCGAGGGAGGTCACTACCATCGCCTAGCGCGTTGCGCCCTCAGCTTGGGAAGCTCGGGGCTCTTGACGGCTGTAGCTCCGCTGACCTGCGGCGGGATGGTGCTGGACTCCTGGTCGCACCCGGCGCGAGTTCCCGCTGCCCCCCCGTGATTCCCCGGAGGAGCTGGCATGCGAATAGCACGGTACTTTCGCCTCGATCGTCTCCTTGGCGGAGCTGGGCCGAGGATTGTCCGAGCCTCAGCCAACGACAGTCAGCCACGATGGCGGATCAGCCGACCGTGCAGGTGCGCGTGTGCCTCGCTGCACCCCCACCGGCCTCAGCCACGCTGCCCTAGATCGTCGACCAGAGGAGGGAACGGCGGTCGGCACATGACGACGGTGCCTGAGCCACCTCAGCTTGGGAAGCTCAGGCGATTTAGGAGCAATATCTGTGGTTAAGCCGGGTTGGAGCCGCTCCGGAATTTCGCGGGCCAGTAACTGATTTCCGGCAGTGTCACGAAGCTCAGTCGACGACAGCTAAAGGTTGTCCCGTAAGCCCATGAGGCTGAGGGTCATGCTGCGTCAGGGTCGGTGCCGATGGCGCCGGCCGAGCGAAGGGAACGCCCGAGGTCTCCGGTGAGGCTGCGCGGGTGTCGGCGCCACCACCACAGGTCGGGGCCGGGCAGCCTGTGGAACTGGTCGAGTGCTTGGCCGTCGTCGTCGACGGTCGCGGCCCTGTACCGGTCGTCCAGAGCTTTGATCCGCGGGGTCCAGAGCTGGACGATGTGTTCGTCCAGCAGGATCCATGCCTCGT carries:
- a CDS encoding DUF6000 family protein, with the translated sequence MRRAHDEEEPLKLIRRYVTPDRRYLKLGGSLLGMSGRNRTKFLRKLGQAAGEISPRELDTLLDGGWRERKTAAWLVAVAGRSEFRDRLGELMLASEGPYAGQAYCVALASFGTRTDADLLVAYLDRYLRRPDLYYDQTAVLGALLLLDAKLGADYAARFLAPDGLWQQWIDGPPSKDGEVADSYQEFIGKLCAFAEEAAKHCHDRLT